In one Vibrio sp. YMD68 genomic region, the following are encoded:
- a CDS encoding HAD-IA family hydrolase: MAQSIKCVIFDCDGTLIDSERLCCQALVNVFARFNIELSLEDALSQHEGGKLADVLSTACEHLGVTISLDTLEPLYRTELKILFEKDLRPMKGAKDLLDYLSNSGIEYCVVSNGPLEKIQYSLDLTCLLPYFKGKMFSAFDANSWKPDPDLICYAAMNMGYSLAECIYVDDTPKGIEAGVSAGVKTFLLGNAHNHNPQVETFTELPSIKTWLN; encoded by the coding sequence ATGGCTCAAAGTATAAAATGCGTTATTTTTGATTGTGATGGGACTTTAATTGATAGCGAAAGATTGTGTTGCCAAGCGTTAGTCAACGTTTTTGCACGGTTTAACATTGAGCTTTCGCTTGAGGATGCGCTGAGTCAGCATGAAGGCGGCAAGTTGGCCGATGTATTGTCAACGGCCTGTGAACATCTAGGTGTCACCATCTCTCTTGATACATTAGAGCCACTCTATCGGACCGAATTGAAAATTCTTTTTGAAAAAGATCTTAGGCCGATGAAAGGGGCCAAAGACTTGCTCGATTATTTAAGTAATAGCGGGATTGAGTACTGCGTGGTTTCGAATGGGCCTTTAGAAAAGATCCAATACTCCCTTGATCTAACTTGCCTTCTACCTTATTTCAAGGGGAAAATGTTTTCGGCATTTGATGCCAATAGCTGGAAACCAGATCCAGATTTAATTTGTTATGCAGCAATGAACATGGGGTATTCTCTTGCAGAATGTATCTACGTCGATGATACGCCAAAAGGAATAGAAGCGGGCGTGAGCGCAGGCGTTAAAACGTTTCTACTCGGCAATGCTCATAATCACAACCCCCAAGTAGAAACATTCACAGAATTACCATCGATTAAAACTTGGCTTAATTAA
- a CDS encoding inosine/guanosine kinase — MKFPGQRKSKHYFPTHARDPLVNQIQQTPKLHRPIIVGVGQTIVDIEARVDTEFLEKYELSKGHSLVLEESKADELYQELVEKELITHQYPGDTIGNTLHNYSVLADSKSVLLGVMSKNIEVGSYAYRYLCRTSSRMNLNHLQMVDGPIGRCYTLITEDGERTFAINEGHMNKLRPDSVPEDVFDKASALVVSSYLMRGKPEDPMPQAVARSIEIAKKKNIPVVLTLGTKYVIEGAEKWWQEYIKENVTIIAMNEEEGEALTGEKDPLLAADKALQWVDLVLCTAGPVGLYMAGYVDDSAKRLTELALLPGNIPEFNEFEFSRAMRKSDCTNPVKIYSHIGPYLGGPLEIKNTNGAGDGALSALLHDMAANSYHESNVPNSAKHDHPYLTYSSLSQICKYANRVSYEVLTQHSPRLSRSLPEREDSLEETYWDR, encoded by the coding sequence ATGAAATTTCCCGGACAACGCAAGTCAAAGCACTACTTCCCTACTCATGCTAGAGATCCTTTGGTCAATCAAATTCAACAAACACCAAAGCTGCACCGACCAATCATTGTTGGTGTTGGTCAAACGATCGTAGATATCGAAGCGAGAGTCGATACTGAATTCTTAGAAAAGTATGAACTCAGTAAAGGGCATTCATTGGTTTTAGAAGAAAGTAAAGCCGATGAACTGTATCAAGAACTGGTTGAGAAAGAGCTCATTACGCACCAATACCCTGGTGATACCATCGGTAATACGCTTCACAACTACTCGGTTCTTGCCGACAGTAAATCAGTATTGCTTGGCGTTATGTCGAAAAATATTGAAGTCGGTTCTTATGCGTACCGCTACCTTTGCCGTACCTCTTCACGCATGAACTTGAATCATCTGCAAATGGTCGACGGTCCTATCGGCCGTTGCTACACGCTGATTACCGAAGATGGTGAACGTACCTTTGCGATTAACGAAGGGCACATGAACAAACTTCGTCCTGACAGTGTTCCTGAGGATGTGTTCGACAAAGCGTCTGCACTGGTTGTTTCTTCTTACCTAATGCGTGGTAAACCCGAAGATCCTATGCCTCAAGCGGTGGCTCGATCAATTGAAATTGCGAAAAAGAAAAACATACCGGTTGTCCTTACCCTAGGGACTAAGTATGTGATTGAAGGCGCAGAAAAATGGTGGCAAGAATACATTAAAGAAAATGTCACGATTATTGCGATGAACGAAGAAGAAGGCGAAGCACTAACTGGTGAAAAGGATCCTCTACTCGCCGCTGATAAAGCGCTTCAGTGGGTGGATCTCGTGCTTTGTACGGCAGGACCTGTCGGTTTGTATATGGCGGGATACGTGGATGATTCTGCTAAACGTTTAACAGAGCTTGCGTTATTGCCAGGAAATATTCCAGAATTTAATGAATTCGAATTTAGCCGAGCGATGCGAAAATCAGATTGCACGAACCCTGTAAAAATTTACTCTCATATTGGGCCATATCTTGGTGGGCCGCTAGAGATTAAAAACACCAATGGTGCCGGAGATGGAGCCCTGTCAGCCTTACTGCACGACATGGCCGCGAACAGTTACCACGAGTCGAATGTCCCGAATTCGGCCAAACACGACCACCCGTATTTAACTTACTCTTCGCTATCACAAATTTGTAAATACGCTAACCGTGTCAGTTATGAGGTATTAACACAACACTCGCCTCGTCTATCAAGATCACTTCCAGAACGAGAAGATAGCTTAGAAGAAACCTACTGGGATCGTTAA
- a CDS encoding DNA-J related domain-containing protein produces the protein MTEQHELAACFQTYMENPLVWPILEVLKKQPSGWKVHTLAAHITELGFVPILDSQPEKDLFKRNFLMMNALYQLQETLYPESWLQVQAMDIALLSHVNVAQHTIDTSDPLRDYYTQWINYEAEEGEVKRLLNEFWSRYRQFVGSKDGQDMDRARALTLFELQPDASAAQIRKTWRKLALKWHPDRDNGNAEQFRVLCEAWNILRH, from the coding sequence ATGACTGAACAACATGAACTGGCAGCCTGCTTTCAAACTTACATGGAAAACCCACTGGTTTGGCCGATATTGGAGGTGCTGAAAAAACAGCCCTCGGGTTGGAAAGTCCATACTTTAGCGGCCCATATTACTGAGCTAGGGTTTGTACCTATTCTTGATTCACAGCCAGAAAAAGACCTATTCAAGCGTAATTTTTTGATGATGAATGCGCTCTACCAACTGCAGGAAACCTTATACCCTGAGAGTTGGTTGCAGGTTCAAGCTATGGACATTGCACTGTTGTCGCATGTCAATGTTGCCCAACACACCATAGATACGAGCGACCCGTTACGAGACTATTACACACAGTGGATAAACTACGAAGCAGAAGAGGGCGAAGTGAAGCGTCTGCTTAATGAGTTTTGGTCACGCTATCGTCAATTTGTGGGCAGTAAAGATGGTCAGGATATGGACAGAGCAAGAGCGTTAACTCTGTTTGAATTGCAACCCGATGCCAGTGCTGCTCAAATTCGTAAAACGTGGCGAAAGCTTGCGCTCAAGTGGCACCCTGATAGAGACAATGGAAACGCGGAACAGTTTAGAGTGTTGTGTGAAGCTTGGAATATCCTTAGGCACTAA
- a CDS encoding flavodoxin, translating into MTIRSLPIADIKNQWLSQHIDVKFPTKESVAGCALYQRSLEARIYQVWQPDPTNDGNAFGLQEIYLVDFHRLTVMFSILQSQQWVDEKEQAEVLEFFTQIILSPPCDLYVAFNDGIPAAAAIVTQTDDSILVSDIVLISNIVVAGEQVNDHLALSFASQLINQMYCADIDTKTIYIEKK; encoded by the coding sequence ATGACTATCAGATCGTTACCCATTGCTGACATTAAAAATCAGTGGTTATCCCAGCACATTGATGTGAAATTTCCGACCAAAGAAAGTGTAGCGGGCTGCGCGTTGTATCAGCGTTCTCTTGAGGCGCGAATTTACCAGGTTTGGCAGCCAGACCCAACCAATGATGGCAATGCTTTTGGCCTACAAGAGATATACCTTGTGGATTTTCATCGCTTAACGGTCATGTTTTCGATTTTGCAATCGCAACAATGGGTAGATGAAAAAGAACAGGCCGAAGTATTGGAATTCTTTACTCAAATTATCCTATCTCCCCCTTGTGATCTCTACGTTGCTTTCAACGATGGGATACCCGCTGCAGCGGCAATAGTGACCCAAACAGACGATTCCATTTTGGTCTCTGATATTGTATTGATCTCTAATATTGTGGTTGCTGGTGAGCAAGTTAATGACCATCTTGCCCTGTCGTTCGCTTCACAGCTTATTAACCAAATGTATTGCGCAGACATCGACACTAAAACGATTTATATCGAGAAAAAGTGA
- a CDS encoding EAL domain-containing protein — MSKIDAQQLLIPDAMYTGWQSTLNLLSEIVVVPAALIMRVKKTTIEVCCKNNNVVNPYNVGDKESLGQGLYCETVMNRDAELLVSNANKNPEWNDNPDIELGMISYCGLPLHWPTGEQFGTICILDEKENPFTPTYRRLLDSFRISVEAQLETLYQHEKLQRLNNELQNRVNSRTQDLASLNYSLNQEIDKRRAAEEQVQYQRLHDIGTGFLNRKALEKELPNQLTIAAEKEKELAVVHIGFTNGRRLQSKYGYKEWDRILTHYRYRLSANIQTLKLITARPTSTDLVLIVKSKELAVTLEKLCQTLVDVGHSEFVIEQESVHLHAYIGIATSSDTNQSADLLKYAAEAMLSCKDSGHQFSFYSQAFSDNHSHMNQLESYLLQAVRSDDLLLYFQPKVCPTSHRWTGAEALLRWRHPILGDISNERLIHIAEQNGLIFEVGNFVLRSAIEKAAQWANHVSDFKVAINISAMQLQSVNFSQQVKDLLDAYQLPARYLELEVTESGLIGDEVKASNTLLALHELGVTLSLDDFGTGYASFQYLKKYPFDCIKIDKSFIQQLENSEEDRAIVRSIISVAKKLNLRVTTEGIETLAQEAFIISEGCEFGQGYLYARPMPCDEFELGLLSQNQPGNGQIAVPH, encoded by the coding sequence ATGTCAAAGATCGATGCTCAGCAACTGTTAATTCCGGACGCAATGTATACAGGTTGGCAGAGCACACTTAACCTACTTTCAGAAATTGTTGTGGTTCCTGCTGCATTGATCATGCGAGTCAAAAAAACAACCATTGAAGTATGCTGTAAAAATAACAATGTGGTTAACCCCTATAATGTCGGAGATAAAGAATCTCTAGGGCAAGGGCTGTATTGTGAAACTGTCATGAACAGAGATGCTGAATTATTGGTGTCGAATGCGAACAAAAATCCAGAGTGGAACGATAATCCAGACATAGAACTTGGCATGATTTCCTATTGTGGTTTGCCTCTCCATTGGCCAACCGGTGAACAATTTGGCACCATTTGTATCCTCGATGAAAAAGAAAACCCATTTACGCCAACCTATCGACGCCTGCTCGATAGCTTTCGTATCTCCGTTGAAGCGCAGCTAGAAACACTCTATCAACACGAAAAACTGCAACGACTCAACAATGAATTGCAGAACCGGGTAAACAGCCGGACTCAAGACCTCGCAAGCTTAAACTACTCGCTCAACCAAGAAATCGATAAAAGACGCGCAGCGGAAGAACAAGTTCAATATCAAAGACTGCACGATATTGGTACGGGATTCCTCAATCGCAAAGCGTTGGAAAAAGAGCTGCCAAACCAACTGACTATCGCAGCGGAAAAGGAAAAAGAACTGGCGGTAGTGCACATTGGTTTTACTAATGGCCGACGCTTACAATCGAAGTATGGCTATAAAGAGTGGGATAGGATTTTAACGCACTATCGCTACCGTTTGAGTGCCAATATTCAAACGCTCAAACTCATCACCGCTCGACCGACCTCGACCGACTTAGTTCTTATTGTAAAATCAAAAGAATTAGCCGTAACACTGGAAAAACTCTGCCAAACTTTGGTCGATGTGGGGCATTCAGAATTTGTGATTGAACAAGAAAGTGTTCACCTTCATGCCTATATTGGTATTGCGACGTCAAGTGATACCAATCAAAGCGCTGATCTACTCAAATATGCAGCTGAGGCCATGTTATCGTGTAAGGACTCAGGGCATCAATTCAGTTTTTATTCTCAGGCTTTCTCTGATAATCACAGTCATATGAATCAGCTTGAAAGTTATCTTTTACAAGCAGTAAGAAGCGATGATTTACTGCTCTATTTCCAACCCAAAGTCTGCCCAACGAGTCACCGTTGGACAGGTGCGGAAGCTTTGCTGCGGTGGCGTCACCCAATATTGGGCGACATATCCAATGAACGACTCATCCACATCGCAGAACAAAATGGGCTTATTTTTGAGGTCGGAAACTTTGTGCTTCGTTCAGCAATAGAAAAAGCGGCGCAATGGGCGAATCATGTGAGCGACTTTAAAGTCGCGATCAATATTTCGGCCATGCAACTTCAAAGCGTTAACTTTTCACAACAAGTAAAAGACCTGCTTGATGCCTATCAACTGCCTGCTCGCTACTTAGAGCTTGAGGTGACAGAAAGTGGGCTCATCGGTGATGAGGTCAAAGCGAGCAACACCCTATTGGCTCTTCACGAACTAGGCGTGACACTGTCACTTGATGATTTTGGCACAGGGTACGCCTCATTCCAATACCTTAAGAAATACCCTTTTGACTGTATAAAAATAGACAAAAGCTTTATACAACAACTCGAAAATAGTGAAGAAGATCGGGCCATTGTTCGTTCCATTATTAGCGTCGCGAAAAAGCTCAACTTACGCGTGACAACCGAGGGGATAGAAACTCTCGCGCAAGAAGCGTTCATTATTAGTGAAGGGTGTGAATTTGGGCAAGGTTACCTATACGCAAGGCCAATGCCCTGTGATGAATTTGAACTTGGTTTACTGAGCCAGAATCAACCAGGCAACGGGCAAATAGCGGTACCGCATTAA
- a CDS encoding CreA family protein codes for MIKKIALISALALMLTGCDRNEVGDVSLGIFTLKDIKISNLDDDKIPGVTCHIASVEANLSLSDPSDSSISCRQTGDITPEMLATIDKSKSGEVVFKQSKSIFFKTMKVRRIFDVENQTLLYLSYTTKETEGSFKHSLSTVPLWGTKAYNSYVGDAKTN; via the coding sequence ATGATCAAAAAAATAGCACTGATTTCGGCGCTGGCACTCATGCTTACAGGCTGTGACCGAAACGAAGTTGGCGACGTCAGTTTAGGGATTTTTACCCTAAAAGACATTAAAATATCAAATTTGGATGACGATAAAATCCCTGGCGTCACCTGCCACATCGCCTCTGTAGAAGCGAACTTAAGTCTTTCTGATCCGAGTGACAGTTCCATATCTTGTCGTCAAACTGGTGATATCACCCCAGAAATGCTAGCGACGATTGATAAGAGTAAATCCGGTGAAGTTGTGTTTAAACAGTCTAAAAGCATTTTCTTTAAAACAATGAAAGTGAGACGCATCTTCGACGTTGAAAATCAAACTCTGCTTTATTTGTCGTATACGACCAAAGAAACCGAGGGCAGCTTCAAACACAGTCTATCGACCGTGCCTTTGTGGGGAACAAAAGCCTACAACAGCTATGTGGGTGATGCGAAAACCAACTAA
- a CDS encoding ABC-ATPase domain-containing protein: protein MDQLTAVLKKLEKQNYRAYQQIKGQYDFGDFVLHIDHVQADPYASASRFRATRAWSLTGLEWLKEQSTDYQIAARDFIARSFAEFAKQDNNVSIAHSGQTVLDNTAVVFTDEGIEIRFRINLPADGRSILAKKALNIITFYLPKFIRKCTLDRELAKDKMIQHCQVVEDQAAMRAQLAENNLTAFIANGSILPRIAGNCDLPMKDAVKFVAPDALTVSLTTPNQGDVVGMGIPKGITLIVGGGFHGKSTLLNAIERSIYNHIPGDGREGIVTDPEAMKIRAEDGRCVHNLNLSNYINHLPMGKDTAEFTTQDASGSTSQAAWLQESIEAGASALLIDEDTSATNFMIRDERMQALVSKGQEPITPLVDRIGQLRDSLDISTIVVMGGSGDYLDVADTVIQMHDYQPVDVTEKAKQVILQHPTERTNECETPLENYKPRSIHCAALQTLLVDGKFRVSAKGTDSLRFGKEITDISALEQLESNSELNAIGWTWFQFAQTPGWCATPANSIRALLNDDWHVNMPNHGDLAKPRVLDVMAALNRMRKSQFKPNH, encoded by the coding sequence ATGGACCAACTTACCGCTGTCCTTAAAAAACTAGAAAAGCAAAATTATCGAGCGTATCAGCAGATTAAAGGCCAATACGACTTCGGTGACTTTGTGTTACATATTGACCATGTCCAAGCTGATCCGTACGCCTCTGCCTCTCGATTCCGTGCCACACGCGCATGGTCATTAACCGGCTTAGAATGGTTAAAAGAACAATCGACTGATTACCAAATTGCCGCTCGAGATTTCATCGCACGCAGTTTTGCTGAGTTCGCGAAACAAGACAACAACGTCAGCATCGCCCACTCTGGCCAAACCGTGCTCGATAATACCGCCGTGGTTTTTACCGATGAAGGTATCGAAATTCGCTTTCGCATCAATTTACCCGCGGACGGTCGCAGCATATTAGCGAAGAAAGCACTTAACATCATCACGTTTTATCTGCCTAAATTCATTCGTAAATGCACACTTGATCGAGAGTTGGCTAAAGACAAAATGATCCAACATTGTCAGGTCGTTGAAGATCAAGCCGCGATGCGCGCTCAACTTGCAGAAAATAATCTAACCGCATTTATTGCCAATGGCAGTATTCTTCCACGTATTGCAGGTAACTGTGATTTGCCAATGAAAGATGCGGTTAAATTTGTAGCGCCCGACGCGTTAACGGTATCACTGACAACGCCAAACCAAGGCGATGTCGTTGGCATGGGCATTCCAAAAGGCATTACGCTTATTGTTGGTGGCGGTTTCCATGGTAAATCAACACTGCTTAACGCCATTGAACGCTCGATTTACAACCATATCCCAGGGGATGGCCGTGAAGGTATTGTGACCGATCCTGAAGCAATGAAGATCCGCGCAGAAGATGGCCGTTGTGTTCATAACCTCAACCTGTCTAACTACATCAATCACTTGCCAATGGGCAAAGATACCGCAGAATTTACAACTCAAGATGCGTCTGGCTCAACGTCTCAAGCGGCTTGGTTACAAGAATCGATTGAAGCTGGTGCTAGCGCATTATTGATCGATGAAGATACCTCAGCGACTAACTTTATGATACGCGATGAACGCATGCAGGCATTGGTATCAAAAGGGCAAGAGCCGATTACACCTCTCGTTGATCGCATTGGTCAATTACGTGATTCTCTTGATATTTCGACCATTGTTGTCATGGGGGGTTCTGGCGATTATTTGGATGTTGCTGACACTGTGATTCAAATGCACGACTATCAACCGGTTGATGTCACAGAGAAAGCCAAGCAAGTGATTTTGCAACACCCAACAGAAAGAACCAATGAGTGTGAAACGCCACTTGAAAACTATAAGCCTCGTTCAATTCATTGCGCTGCCCTTCAAACTTTACTCGTTGATGGAAAGTTCCGTGTTTCCGCAAAAGGGACAGACTCTCTTCGCTTTGGTAAGGAGATCACCGATATTTCTGCTCTAGAGCAACTTGAGTCGAATTCTGAACTTAACGCTATCGGTTGGACATGGTTTCAGTTTGCTCAAACACCAGGGTGGTGTGCAACGCCAGCTAACTCTATCCGCGCATTATTAAACGATGATTGGCACGTCAATATGCCCAACCATGGGGATCTTGCAAAGCCTCGTGTTCTTGATGTAATGGCGGCGCTTAACCGCATGAGAAAATCGCAATTCAAGCCAAATCATTAA
- the torS gene encoding TMAO reductase system sensor histidine kinase/response regulator TorS, with the protein MLLAKASIGRKLLFAFSAMAMILLLSALVGVLGFSYVANTERNVVNRTIPSMIEARKVSELSARIITSVQTLSNAQSEQQHKQAGQVLFGQLETLLFHITQLGSDAFDSALLDALAHDVQVIIDSLANLGLAVEQKLQYSNQINEQVVSMRKLASELEQLARTQVFNTSTVAVANVTHIYDLLDKNEPSLVYQALDDLVEIDLDLSERLHEFHLLAFKALNQIEEIQSITDIARIELISQEFSHNVSIMQRRARVVEDPTRSRQMAFLLEGLKENSQVFERLKSRHQTQLLLQQLMQENMLEMATLNNTVNQLVDDSNASTTAAVANVKSTLNSAQWTLTLLALIGFIIAVLIVWRVVYIQVVKRLDEYSSALLSIANGQLNVQVKVSGHDELADMGRAIVTARDTAQALQKAAVRESAAKQALQDHKEHLEELVSERTGQLQESNNKLNVAVADHAKARESAEQANRAKSAFLATMSHEIRTPMNGVLGTVQLLQDTRLNDRQNHYVEVINRSGKTLLAILNDVLDYSKIEAGHLDIRPVTFNLHDVVRDSHQLFMGKANEKSLDLNQCIESDIQPLWQGDATRISQVLNNLIGNAIKFTDSGYVDIYIHMTQEDDRSGHVVFEVSDSGIGIANDDMQGLFDAFTQAKKHDASLGGTGLGLAISHRLIEAMNGTLNVTSEQGKGSCFQFELPLLKSDEQQINRHAELNLLGGSQGNEQNSALRPLRVLLIEDNPVNSMIAEGFLRSMGHQVVVAETGSKARALYSKARTLYSKTRTPYSESCLSDQKNKEQNAISPSFDVLLIDINLPDCSGVDLLAEFKAIGSDTPMIAVSAHVFKEEVETYLDAGFDGYLPKPLERDSLRALLGSIFLNGTALDEAVLDGAALGDSVLEQRIYDQVVSFQEGPDKEILDQENTGQTIEKKGIINTKIVSSDIEVLGIESVTKIVALFDQGSAEALSSLENAMNARSQSEVKSIVHKLKGSASSLGLDALYQLCVDIEKSADTLSSYSSVEAELEQTIHQSKQALENLLTQTSA; encoded by the coding sequence ATGTTGTTGGCTAAAGCGAGTATCGGACGTAAGTTACTTTTTGCCTTTTCTGCAATGGCAATGATACTGCTGCTCTCGGCGCTTGTCGGGGTATTGGGTTTTTCGTATGTGGCGAATACGGAACGCAACGTCGTCAACAGAACCATCCCGTCTATGATTGAGGCACGGAAAGTGTCTGAACTCAGTGCTCGAATCATCACCTCTGTCCAAACGTTATCAAACGCGCAATCTGAGCAACAGCACAAACAGGCAGGGCAGGTCTTGTTTGGCCAATTGGAAACGCTGCTCTTCCATATTACTCAGCTAGGTTCCGATGCTTTCGACTCTGCGTTACTGGATGCGCTTGCTCATGATGTTCAAGTCATTATTGATTCGTTGGCAAACCTCGGTTTAGCCGTTGAACAGAAGCTTCAATACTCTAACCAGATTAACGAACAAGTGGTATCAATGCGGAAGTTGGCTTCTGAACTTGAACAACTCGCCCGTACTCAAGTATTCAATACCAGTACCGTGGCTGTTGCCAATGTGACGCATATTTACGACCTTTTGGATAAGAACGAACCCAGCCTGGTGTATCAAGCGCTCGATGATTTAGTCGAAATTGATTTGGATTTATCAGAACGTTTACACGAATTTCATTTATTGGCGTTTAAGGCGCTTAATCAGATTGAAGAGATCCAGTCCATTACCGACATTGCTCGAATTGAGCTCATAAGCCAAGAATTTTCCCATAACGTGTCTATCATGCAAAGACGAGCAAGAGTGGTTGAGGATCCAACCCGATCTCGACAGATGGCCTTTTTATTAGAAGGGCTTAAAGAGAATAGTCAGGTTTTTGAACGGCTGAAATCACGTCACCAGACACAGCTATTACTCCAGCAATTGATGCAAGAAAATATGCTCGAAATGGCGACGCTCAATAACACGGTGAACCAGCTTGTCGATGATTCAAACGCCTCGACTACCGCAGCCGTCGCGAACGTAAAATCAACGTTGAATTCCGCACAGTGGACGTTGACCCTATTGGCACTTATCGGTTTCATTATCGCTGTGCTGATTGTGTGGCGAGTGGTCTATATTCAGGTCGTTAAACGTCTGGATGAATATTCCTCCGCTTTGCTTTCGATTGCTAATGGCCAATTGAATGTTCAGGTAAAAGTTTCTGGTCATGATGAACTTGCCGATATGGGGCGAGCCATCGTCACAGCAAGAGATACTGCTCAGGCATTACAAAAAGCGGCGGTCAGAGAGTCTGCGGCCAAACAAGCGCTGCAAGATCATAAAGAGCATTTGGAAGAGTTAGTGTCAGAAAGAACAGGGCAACTGCAAGAATCTAACAACAAACTGAATGTGGCAGTTGCCGATCATGCGAAAGCAAGAGAGTCGGCAGAGCAAGCCAATCGCGCTAAATCTGCGTTTTTGGCTACCATGAGCCATGAAATCAGAACGCCGATGAATGGGGTTTTGGGTACCGTCCAGTTGCTTCAGGACACACGATTAAATGACCGGCAGAATCACTACGTCGAAGTGATCAATCGAAGTGGTAAAACCTTGTTAGCCATTTTGAATGACGTTTTAGATTACTCAAAAATTGAAGCGGGCCATTTGGATATTCGCCCAGTCACATTTAATCTGCACGATGTTGTTCGCGACAGCCACCAATTATTTATGGGCAAAGCGAATGAGAAATCGTTGGACTTAAATCAGTGTATTGAAAGTGATATTCAGCCTTTATGGCAAGGCGATGCCACTCGTATTAGCCAAGTGCTTAATAATTTGATTGGTAATGCCATTAAGTTTACCGACAGCGGATACGTGGATATTTACATTCATATGACGCAGGAAGATGACCGCAGTGGGCATGTTGTCTTTGAAGTCAGTGATTCGGGAATAGGGATAGCCAATGATGATATGCAAGGGCTGTTTGATGCATTTACTCAAGCGAAAAAACACGATGCTTCACTCGGCGGCACAGGGCTGGGCTTAGCGATCAGTCACCGACTAATTGAGGCAATGAACGGCACGTTAAATGTGACCTCAGAACAGGGGAAAGGCAGTTGTTTTCAGTTTGAACTGCCTTTGTTGAAAAGCGATGAACAACAAATTAACCGTCATGCGGAACTGAACTTGTTGGGCGGCAGTCAAGGGAATGAACAAAATAGCGCTCTGCGCCCATTACGAGTGTTATTGATTGAAGATAATCCAGTCAATAGCATGATAGCGGAAGGTTTTTTACGCAGTATGGGGCATCAAGTCGTTGTTGCAGAAACCGGTTCAAAAGCAAGAGCGCTATATTCGAAAGCAAGAACGCTATATTCAAAAACAAGAACGCCCTATTCAGAATCGTGCTTAAGTGACCAAAAAAACAAAGAACAAAACGCTATTTCCCCTTCCTTTGATGTCTTATTGATTGATATTAATCTCCCCGATTGCTCTGGGGTTGATCTCTTAGCGGAATTCAAAGCGATCGGTAGTGACACCCCAATGATTGCGGTTTCCGCGCATGTTTTCAAAGAGGAGGTTGAAACCTATTTAGATGCTGGCTTTGATGGGTATCTACCCAAACCACTGGAACGAGACTCCCTTAGGGCATTACTTGGGTCAATTTTTCTTAATGGAACCGCTCTCGATGAAGCCGTTCTTGATGGGGCAGCCCTTGGTGATTCGGTCCTTGAACAAAGGATCTATGATCAAGTCGTTTCATTTCAAGAAGGCCCAGATAAAGAGATCCTAGATCAAGAAAATACGGGTCAAACAATTGAAAAGAAAGGAATTATAAATACAAAAATAGTGTCCAGCGATATTGAGGTTCTGGGCATTGAGAGTGTCACTAAGATAGTGGCATTATTTGATCAGGGGAGTGCAGAAGCACTCAGTAGTTTAGAGAACGCTATGAATGCACGAAGCCAGAGTGAAGTGAAATCCATTGTTCATAAGTTGAAGGGTTCAGCTTCTAGTTTAGGGTTAGATGCTTTGTACCAGCTCTGTGTTGATATTGAAAAAAGCGCGGATACATTGTCGTCTTACTCAAGTGTTGAAGCCGAACTTGAACAAACGATTCATCAATCGAAACAGGCGCTTGAAAACTTACTTACTCAGACGAGCGCTTAG